In Xyrauchen texanus isolate HMW12.3.18 chromosome 27, RBS_HiC_50CHRs, whole genome shotgun sequence, one genomic interval encodes:
- the LOC127620546 gene encoding sodium-dependent phosphate transporter 1-A, which translates to MESTTLGSLATVTMLTAATQTDMSGYLWLLILGFIIAFILAFSVGANDVANSFGTAVGSGVVTLRQACVLATIFETVGAILLGAKVSETIRSGIIDVHMYNGSEAVLMAGSISAMFGSAVWQLLASFLKLPISGTHCIVGATIGFSMVARGHQGVKWLELLRIVASWFLSPLLSGIMSALLFYFVRKYILNKDDPVPNGLRALPAFYAVTMGINLFSIMFTGAPMLGFDRVPWWGTLLISLGCALITAGVVWFIVCPQLKKKIKRESMANSSGTQMIEKKPPSYGPVDHPRTPQIYSPVPQTPPADNNKVEFDIGGSSETDLDNKDFDTKDLYCTNALNGNAGMPVPDLSLSQSQFHTVHKDSGIYKDLLHKLHLAKVGECMGETGDKPMRRNNSYTSYTMAIYGIHGSLKEDEGSRTGLDGENRRSRYNSYNSYCSAVADGEVGAGDGALEVEIEVETVRRDLVEEEVDELEIDKPEVSTLFQFLQILTACFGSFAHGGNDVSNAIGPLIALWLIYESASVAPTASIPIWLLLYGGVGICTGLWIWGRRVIQTMGKDLTPITPSSGFSIELASAITVVVASNVGLPVSTTHCKVGSVVSVGWLRSRKAVDWHLFRNIFIAWFVTVPISGLISAAIMALFYYVILPLT; encoded by the exons ATGGAATCCACTACACTAGGGTCCCTAGCAACTGTTACCATGCTAACGGCGGCTACACAGACAGACATGTCTGGTTATCTCTGGCTCCTGATACTGGGCTTCATCATCGCTTTTATCCTGGCATTTTCTGTGGGTGCCAATGATGTCGCTAACTCCTTTGGTACAGCCGTGGGCTCTGGGGTGGTGACCCTGCGCCAGGCCTGCGTCTTGGCCACCATCTTTGAGACGGTGGGTGCCATTCTTTTGGGGGCCAAGGTCAGCGAGACCATCCGTTCAGGCATCATTGATGTTCATATGTACAATGGCTCAGAGGCTGTGCTGATGGCTGGCTCCATTAGCGCCATGTTTG GATCTGCTGTGTGGCAGCTCCTAGCTTCATTTTTGAAACTCCCCATCTCTGGAACACATTGCATTGTAGGCGCCACAATTGGCTTTTCCATGGTTGCAAGGGGTCATCAGGGTGTCAAATGGCTGGAATTGCTCCGCATTG TTGCCTCTTggtttctttctcctcttctgtCTGGCATCATGTCTGCCCTTCTCTTCTACTTTGTGCGCAAGTACATTTTGAATAAG GATGATCCAGTGCCCAATGGTTTAAGAGCATTGCCAGCTTTCTATGCTGTTACCATGGGAATCAATCTGTTCTCCATCATGTTTACTGGAGCACCAA TGTTGGGATTTGACAGGGTACCATGGTGGGGCACTCTACTGATCTCACTTGGTTGTGCCCTAATTACTGCTGGGGTGGTCTGGTTCATTGTGTGTCCACAATTAAAGAAGAAGattaaaa GAGAGAGTATGGCCAACTCAAGTGGGACACAAATGATTGAGAAGAAGCCACCCTCATATGGCCCTGTGGACCATCCCAGAACACCCCAAATATACTCTCCTGTTCCACAGACACCCCCTGCTGACAACAACAAGGTGGAATTTGACATTGGTGGCTCGTCTGAAACTGATCTGGACAACAAAGATTTTGACACCAAAGACCTGTATTGCACAAATG CTTTGAATGGCAATGCTGGAATGCCTGTCCCAGACCTGAGTCTGAGCCAGAGCCAATTCCACACTGTACACAAAGATTCTGGAATCTACAAGGATCTGCTGCACAAGCTTCATTTGGCCAAGGTTGGTGAATGCATGGGAGAAACAGGAGACAAACCTATGCGTCGCAACAACAGCTATACATCATACACCATGGCCATCTACGGAATACATGGGTCCCTGAAGGAGGATGAGGGAAGCCGGACTGGATTGGATGGAGAGAATAGGCGTTCACGGTACAACAGCTATAACAGTTACTGTTCTGCAGTGGCTGACGGAGAAGTTGGTGCAGGTGATGGAGCTCTGGAAGTGGAGATTGAGGTTGAGACTGTTAGAAGGGACTTGGTAGAAGAGGAGGTGGATGAGCTTGAGATCGACAAACCAGAGGTATCCACACTCTTCCAGTTCCTGCAGATCCTCACCGCCTGCTTTGGATCGTTTGCTCATGGGGGGAATGATGTCAG TAATGCGATTGGCCCTCTAATTGCCCTCTGGCTCATTTATGAAAGTGCCTCTGTAGCACCCACTGCTTCTATACCAATTTGGTTGCTCCTGTATGGTGGAGTGGGTATCTGTACAGGGCTTTGGATTTGGGGTCGCAGGGTCATACAAACCATGGGCAAAGACCTGACTCCCATCACACCCTCCAG TGGGTTTAGCATTGAGCTCGCCTCTGCTATAACTGTGGTTGTTGCTTCCAACGTTGGACTCCCCGTCAGCACAACTCATTGCAAG GTTGGATCAGTGGTATCAGTTGGCTGGCTCCGCTCCAGGAAGGCTGTTGACTGGCATCTGTTCCGGAATATCTTTATTGCTTGGTTTGTGACTGTGCCAATTTCTGGTCTCATAAGTGCTGCTATCATGGCACTCTTCTATTATGTTATACTGCCTCTGACCTAA